One Niabella beijingensis DNA window includes the following coding sequences:
- the ribD gene encoding bifunctional diaminohydroxyphosphoribosylaminopyrimidine deaminase/5-amino-6-(5-phosphoribosylamino)uracil reductase RibD: MGTGIQGIYMERCFQLAQLGAGHVAPNPMVGAILVHEDAIIGEGYHQRYGEAHAEVHCINNALRLHPELIAKATLYVSLEPCAHYGKTPPCADLIIRHKIPRVVIGCRDSFEAVNGKGIEKLRNAGVEVIEQIADGKAIALNKRFFTFHGLKRPYIILKWAQTRDGIMASEGAERLKITNPVTDRLVHRWRSEEAAILVGAATAVKDDPLLDNRYWFGNPPLKIIVSASGKLPGELQLFHSGDPVWVFNREQAKKEAQAEWIRVEDPDLIGGMLDLLFERQVQSVFVEGGRRLLQSFIDSDLWDEARVITNTGMIAGSGLQAPRLQRQALLQTTVSGSDEIAIYKNMSNQFII, from the coding sequence ATGGGTACAGGGATACAGGGTATTTATATGGAACGTTGTTTTCAGCTGGCACAGCTGGGAGCGGGCCATGTAGCGCCTAACCCGATGGTGGGTGCCATACTCGTTCATGAAGATGCCATCATAGGGGAAGGGTATCATCAGCGGTACGGGGAAGCGCATGCGGAAGTACATTGCATTAATAATGCACTCCGGCTCCATCCGGAGCTGATCGCAAAGGCGACCCTTTATGTATCGCTGGAGCCCTGTGCGCATTATGGTAAAACGCCGCCCTGTGCTGACCTGATCATCCGGCATAAGATCCCGCGGGTGGTGATAGGCTGCCGCGATAGTTTTGAAGCGGTCAATGGCAAGGGAATTGAAAAACTGCGGAACGCCGGTGTGGAGGTCATAGAGCAGATCGCTGACGGGAAAGCCATAGCGCTGAACAAACGGTTCTTTACTTTTCACGGACTGAAACGGCCGTATATTATTCTGAAATGGGCGCAGACCAGGGACGGGATAATGGCTTCGGAAGGAGCGGAACGGTTGAAGATCACCAACCCGGTGACCGACCGGCTGGTGCACCGGTGGCGCTCGGAGGAAGCGGCGATCCTGGTAGGGGCGGCCACGGCGGTAAAAGATGATCCGTTGCTGGATAACCGCTACTGGTTTGGAAACCCGCCGCTGAAGATCATTGTATCGGCTTCAGGTAAGCTGCCGGGAGAACTGCAACTCTTTCATTCCGGGGATCCTGTATGGGTCTTTAACCGGGAACAGGCAAAAAAAGAAGCGCAGGCGGAATGGATCCGCGTGGAAGACCCGGACCTCATCGGGGGAATGCTGGACCTGTTGTTTGAACGGCAGGTTCAGAGTGTTTTTGTGGAGGGCGGCCGTCGCCTGCTTCAATCCTTTATCGACAGCGACCTTTGGGATGAGGCGCGGGTGATCACCAATACCGGGATGATTGCCGGCAGCGGGCTTCAGGCACCCCGGTTGCAGCGCCAGGCACTGCTGCAAACCACCGTTTCCGGATCCGATGAAATAGCGATTTATAAGAATATGAGTAACCAGTTTATAATTTAA
- a CDS encoding IMPACT family protein has protein sequence MDQGNYYQTIEASGQAEFKDRGSRFIAIAYPLKDADDFKKILAAVKKEHPKANHHCFAYRLGTDGNTFRVSDAGEPSGTAGRPILGQIDSRQVTNVLVVVVRYFGGTLLGVPGLINAYKSAAAMALQVTPVVRKPVLKTCHLQFDYTQLNEVMNVIKQFDCTIIKQELQLFCVMDIGIPKHRFTESLMRFGDIRNLVLTEPAVISN, from the coding sequence ATGGATCAGGGAAATTACTATCAGACCATTGAAGCAAGCGGACAGGCAGAATTTAAAGACAGGGGAAGCCGCTTTATCGCGATCGCTTATCCGCTTAAGGATGCCGACGATTTTAAAAAGATACTGGCTGCTGTGAAAAAAGAACATCCCAAAGCCAACCATCACTGTTTTGCTTACCGCCTGGGAACAGACGGCAATACCTTCCGGGTGAGCGATGCCGGAGAACCTTCGGGTACAGCAGGAAGACCGATACTTGGACAGATCGACAGCCGGCAGGTCACAAATGTGCTGGTGGTGGTGGTCCGTTATTTCGGAGGCACACTATTGGGAGTGCCGGGACTGATCAATGCTTACAAATCAGCTGCAGCCATGGCGTTGCAGGTGACGCCTGTAGTGCGTAAACCGGTGTTGAAGACCTGTCACCTTCAGTTTGATTATACCCAGCTTAATGAAGTAATGAACGTGATAAAACAATTCGACTGCACCATCATCAAACAGGAACTGCAATTGTTTTGTGTGATGGATATCGGTATACCCAAACACCGCTTTACGGAATCGCTGATGCGGTTCGGGGATATCCGGAACCTGGTACTGACGGAACCAGCCGTTATTTCAAATTAG